GCCCTTTTGTGCAGCGTATGGCCCAGGTGGCGCGCCAGCTGAACAGTGTTTTGTTCGCTGGCAGCTTTGTGGAACAAGCAGGGGAGCAGTATTACAATACCGGTGTTCTGTTTGACGCTAACGGTGATCTATTGGCTACGTATCGCAAAATCCACCTTTTTCGCTATGGATCACAGGAAGGGGAGCTGTTAACCCGCGGCGAGGAAATTACAGTGACTGAAACTAAGGTAGGGCGGGTAGGATTGTCTACCTGTTATGATTTAAGGTTTCCTGAACTTTTCAGGAAGCAGGTTGATTTGGGGGTGGAAATTTTTCTGGTAACCTCGGCCTGGCCACACCAGCGCTTGGCGCACTGGCAATTGTTTAATGCTGTACGAGCTGTAGAGAACCAGTGTTTTCTCATCTCTGCCAACTGTGTGGGGCACACGCGTCATGTTTTGCTGGGCGGGTACAGTCAGGTTGTTGACCCGTGGGGCGTTGTCCGGGCACAGGCGGGGGAATCTGAAGCCATTGTCACGGCTGAGATTGACCTGGATGAAGTGAAGCGGATACGGGAGCACTTTCCGCAATTAAAACACCGGGTCCTTCAGTAATACAAAACGCATGGTTTGCTGAAACCATGCGTTTTGCACATCACGGCCCATCCCTTAAGCTTGGGCCGAAACCCTGCGGCTCATCCCGTGAAACAAAAGATCGACCAGTTCGTCAACTGAAAAACATTCGGAACTGTGTGGAGGTAAAAACACACCGAGACTGGAGATGATCAGTGCCGCTGCCAGCTTGGCATTAAGCGGCCGGAACTGACCCGTTTGGATGCCAGACTCAATGATAGCCGCAATGTGATTGACAAAATCTTTCTTTTCTGTTTCCAGCCAGGAACGGAATTGGTCATTGACAAAGGCAAAATCATGAAGATGCAACTGGACCAAGGAAGGATTCTCTTGCAACAGAGAGACATGGATAGTGTACATGACTTTCAATTTGGCCCAGGGATCTGTTTCTTCAGCCAGTTTTTGTTTCAATTCAGACAGATACTTCTTAATCATGGCCTTCAACATTTCCCGCAGCAGCTCTTCTTTACTGGTAAAGTAGAGATAAACAGTTCCCTTGCCGATACCGGCATGTTGGGCTACTTCTTCCACTTTGGTTTGCTGGTATCCTTTTTGGGAAAACACCGCAAATGCACTCTCCAATATTTTTTGACGCTTGCCAGCGTCCGGGTGTATGCCATTGTCTGACATGGTCACACCTCCTTCATCACACGGGATGTGAACTGGTGGTTCAATGCGGTTCAGCCAGCAGCTTTTTTCTCTGCTTTAACCGCCTTTTAAACCATTCTGTCAACCGGTCCATATAGATGTACATGACAGGGACCACAAACAGCGTGATCAACGTTGAAAAAGATAGACCAAAGACAATCACAACCGCCATAGGGGCTTGTAATTCGGCACCTTCACCCAGGCCAAGGGCCAAGGGTGCCATGGCCAGCACGGTGGTAAGCATGGTCATCATAATGGGGCGCAGCCGCTCTTGCCCGGCGGTTAAGAGCGCGTCTTCCCGGCTCAGTCCCCGCTGGCGCAAAGTGTTGGTATAGTCCACCAGCACAATGGCGTTGTTCACCACAATGCCAGCCAGCACAATTAAACCGATAAAGGCTGGTGTACTGAACGAATGGCCGGTTACAAACAGGCCGACAATCACCCCGATACTGGTCACAGGCAAACTAAACATGATAATAAAAGGATACATCAGCTTTTCAAACTGGACAGCCATAACGGCATAAACCAAGAAGACAGCCAAGCCCAATGCCAGGGTTAAGTCACCAAAGGCTTCGATCATTTGTTCATACTGGCCGCCAAACTCATACTGGTAGCCCTCGGGAAAAGGAATCTCCTCCAGCTGGCGGCGGATATCTTCTACCACACTGCCCAAATCCCGCTCAGTGGTTAAATCAGCACTGATGGCCACACCCCGCTGCTGGTTTTGACGGGAGATCACAGGCGGTCCTTCTGTCTGTTCAAAACGGGCAATTGTATTCAGGGTGATGCTGTCACCCAACGGGGTGACCAGCGGCAGTTGGGCCAGATCCTCAACAGATTGCCGGTTCTGTTCGGAAAGTAACACGCGAACATTGATCTCTTCGCCTTCCTTGCGGATCACGGTGGCCACTTGCCCTTGAAAACCCAGGCGGATGGTTTGCATCACTTCGTTCTGTGTCAAACCATACTGACTGGCTAAATCCTTGTCTATGATCACTTGCAATTCAGGGCGGCTCTGTTCAAGAGACGTGATGATATTGGCCAGACCAGGCACTTGTGCCATGCTCCAGCTGACTTCCTCAGCCAGTTCGGCCAAGGTGTCCAGTTCGTGCCCGGAGATCTCGATTCGGACAGGTGCTTCATCCATTCCAGTGCTGTCCAGCCTACTCACCGTCACTTCAGCATCAGGAATGGACTGGGTGAGCTGACGCAGCTCCTCCATCACAGCTGTGGTGGAGCGTTCCCGCTTATCTGCAGGGAGCAGGCGAATATACATGCTGCCCCGGTTTTGGGCATTGCCCCGCATAGCCATGTTGTCTTGTCCTGCTGAGGTAAAGACCAGTTCCACTTCAGCGATGTCCAGTATCTGTTGTTCCAGTCCGGCCAGCACCCCGACCGTGTGCTCCAGACTGCTGGCGACAGGCAGTTCTACCTCTACCAGGATTTCACCTTGGTCAAGAATGGGCAAAAACTCAACCCCAATGGAAGGAACCAATGTCAAACAGCCACCGAGCAACAACAGGGTGGCCACTAGAACCGTCTTGCGATGGGCAATGGCCCAGTTAAGGGCTTGCCTGTACCGCTGACCAATAAGCGCCAGCATGGATCCCAGCCGATCGCTCAGCCGGGTAAGCCAACCTTGGGTTTCTGCTGGGGAGGAGGGCGGCATCAAGCGGCTGGCCAGCATCGGCACCAGTGTGATAGCGACCGCCAGCGAAGCCAAAAGAGTAAAGGCGACCGTAATGGCCAGCGGAAAGAAAATTTCCGCTGCCAAGCCGGTGGTGAAGATGATCGGTAAAAACACAACCACGCTGGTTAAGGTGGAAGCGATGACGGCGCTGCCAATCTCTTGGGCTCCCCGTTTGGCCGCTTCCACAGCATGAAAGCCCCGTTCCCGGTACTTATAGATGTTTTCTAAAATAACAATGGAGCTGTCCACCATTAAACCGATGCCCAGAGCCAGCCCTCCCATGGTCAATATGTTTAAGGTTTGGCCTGAAAAATAAATGAGGGTAAAAGCGGAAATCAGGGCAATGGGGATGGAAGCCGCAATCACCAGTGTGCTATGCACGCTGCGCAAAAAAACTAAAAGAATAAACACAGCCATGCTTGCGCCCAAGATCATATTGCGGACCACATTGTTTATAGACTCCCGTATAAACTGGGAGGTGTCCAAGATGGTGTTAATCTCGATAAATGAAGGCAATTCAGCTGCCAGTTTCTCCAGTTCACGCTCGACAGCCCGGGCGACGGCGACAGTGTTGGCGTCTGATTGCTTGGTGATATTAAGGCTGAGTGTGGGTTGTCCATTGACAAAGGCATATGACTGGGTTGGAGCGGTGGTATCTTTGACCTCAGCCACATCCTCCAGCCGGATCACTTCTCCTGTGGGCAATGGGATGAGCAGACCGCGCACATCTTCACTGTCCTGCAATTCCCCGATGACCCGCAAGGACATTTCCATTTGTCCGCGGGGCAGCGTGCCAGCTGATGTGCTTACATTTTCAGTTCCCAACAACTGGACAATATGCAAAAGGTTTAATTGATAGGCAGCCAGACGGTGGGGATCGACTTCAACGTGGATCTCCCGTGGTGTTTGGCCGATCAGACTGACCTGCGCCACACCCGGTAACCGTTCCAGGCGGGGAATTACTCTTTCCTCAGCCAGACTGGTCAGCTGTGCTTCGCTGACACTGCCAGACAAGCTGAGTTGGATGATGGGGAAGGCATTGGGATCAAAGCGGAACAGCGCAGGATCATCAGCTCCGTCAGGCAATGCCTGGCGTATCAGATCCAGACGGTCCCGAATTTCCAGCATGGCTTGATCCATATTGGTGCCAAAATCGTAGACCAGAATGATTAAGGATTGGTTCTGGACCGACAGTGATTGAATCCGTTCCAGCCCTTCAAGCGTGCTTAGCCCTCCTTCAAGCGGGCGGGTCACCAACGTTTCCACCTCTTGAGGTGCCGCACCCGAATAGGAGGTCATCACTACAGCAACTGGCAAATTAATGTCTGGCAACAGATCTATAGACAAATTGGTCAAGGAGATGGCACCCAGAATCATGACAGCGATCACAATGATGACAACACCGACAGGGCGATGTACTGACAGATCAGTTAATTTCATCTACATGACGCTCCTTACGTATGTCCACTTTAGCACCATCTACCAGACTATATTGGCCGCTGACAACAATCTGTTCACCCTCGTCAAGCCCGTCTTCGATCACCAGCCATTCTCCCAACTCTTCACCAACTGTGACCGGCCGGGCCCTGGCCACGCCATCCGTGATCACAAAAACGACATGACGGTCCTGGTCGTAGACGACGGCGTCAACGGGTACCATGAGTTGCGCCTCGGCAGAAGTTAAATCTGCTGTCACCCGGGCCAGCATCCCCGGCACAACCCCGTCAGGGGCCTCTGCCCAGGATATTTCCACGGGATAGGAACGGGATTGCTGGGCGGGAAGAGGGCTGATGTAACTGATTTGCCCGGAGGTGACGCTGTTCAAGGCGTTTAAGACAATCTGCACCTCTTGGCCCACTTCAATCCACTGCAATTGATCTTCACTGACAGTGGCGTGCACATAGGGCCGGGACAGATCAACAATGCTCAGCAGTGGCAGCTGGGGAGAGACAAATTGGCCCTCCTGCACGGCCAGCTCAGCAACCTGGCCTGCAATAGGAGCTGTGAGACGCGTATGCTTTTTTTGTTGCTGGGCTATTCTTAAGCCAACTTCCGCCTGTTGGACGGCTGCTTCTGCTGCCTGTACTGATTCTGTTCCTTGAGCCTGTTCCAAGGCAAGTTGAGCGGCTCGGACGCTCATTTCTGCCTGTTGCAATTCCCTTTCCCGTTGAGCCTGATTCATTTGCACAAGAGGATCTAGCACTTCTCTGAGTTGTTCATTGTCTTCATCCAGACGGATTTCGGGCGCTTCAGCAGACTGGACGGCCTGGTATGCCTGCTTAGCTTGTTCCAGCTGCAGTTCAGCTTGGCGGATCGCTTGCTGCCGCATCGCTTTGGCACTTTCCAGCTGGGCCTGGGCTGCCTGAAGCGCTGCCTCCGCTTGTTCAATACTGTTGTGAATCTCTGTTGCTTCCAATTCTACTAATAGTTGACCCGCTTCCACTTGGTCACCGTTTTGGACATGCACTTTTTTGACTTCTCCTGTCACAACGGGAAAAATGGGCAGGTGTTCCCTGGCCATCACCGTACCTGTAAATGAGATGGTCTGTTCTACGCTTTGCTTACTGACAGTATAGAACTCAACCGGGTAGACCTCTGCCTCTTCCGTTTGTACATTGGTCCCATTGCATCCGCTTAAGAGCAGGATGACGAATATCAGCAGCAGATACCACTTTCTCATCCCGTACCCCTACTCCTCTCCACAGTTTACATGATTCTCTAACAAGTATACGTTCTGACTGACGGGTCAGTCAACAGCTAAAAAATATACAAAAAGTTGTTTGTGTGGTCTAAAGAAAAGAGAGGATTGCCATCCCCTCCTGTCCACTCTCACATGTGTGCATGTTAGTCTAACGTCATGAGGTAAGCAATGACCTCTTCCTCGTGACCGCGGGCCGTTCCAGCGGGCATGCTGCCGATGCCATTCACCAGGATGTCATACAGCTCTTCACGGGTATACTTTTCGGTTATGCCATGTAAACTGGGCCCCATTCCGCCTTCCAAGTTTTCACCATGACAAGAGACACAGCTTTGCTGTACGACAGCTTCCCCTTCAGCAATCATTTGGGCATCTGCTCCCTCTGGAGCGGCTTCTTCCTCAGGGGTTTCTGTGTCCGGTTCAGCCTCAT
This DNA window, taken from Caldalkalibacillus thermarum, encodes the following:
- a CDS encoding c-type cytochrome; this translates as MKFLYRGMLVCTLLTLLLTGGCRPADEPPPEEDIVEDETVPDEAEPDTETPEEEAAPEGADAQMIAEGEAVVQQSCVSCHGENLEGGMGPSLHGITEKYTREELYDILVNGIGSMPAGTARGHEEEVIAYLMTLD
- a CDS encoding efflux RND transporter permease subunit, whose translation is MKLTDLSVHRPVGVVIIVIAVMILGAISLTNLSIDLLPDINLPVAVVMTSYSGAAPQEVETLVTRPLEGGLSTLEGLERIQSLSVQNQSLIILVYDFGTNMDQAMLEIRDRLDLIRQALPDGADDPALFRFDPNAFPIIQLSLSGSVSEAQLTSLAEERVIPRLERLPGVAQVSLIGQTPREIHVEVDPHRLAAYQLNLLHIVQLLGTENVSTSAGTLPRGQMEMSLRVIGELQDSEDVRGLLIPLPTGEVIRLEDVAEVKDTTAPTQSYAFVNGQPTLSLNITKQSDANTVAVARAVERELEKLAAELPSFIEINTILDTSQFIRESINNVVRNMILGASMAVFILLVFLRSVHSTLVIAASIPIALISAFTLIYFSGQTLNILTMGGLALGIGLMVDSSIVILENIYKYRERGFHAVEAAKRGAQEIGSAVIASTLTSVVVFLPIIFTTGLAAEIFFPLAITVAFTLLASLAVAITLVPMLASRLMPPSSPAETQGWLTRLSDRLGSMLALIGQRYRQALNWAIAHRKTVLVATLLLLGGCLTLVPSIGVEFLPILDQGEILVEVELPVASSLEHTVGVLAGLEQQILDIAEVELVFTSAGQDNMAMRGNAQNRGSMYIRLLPADKRERSTTAVMEELRQLTQSIPDAEVTVSRLDSTGMDEAPVRIEISGHELDTLAELAEEVSWSMAQVPGLANIITSLEQSRPELQVIIDKDLASQYGLTQNEVMQTIRLGFQGQVATVIRKEGEEINVRVLLSEQNRQSVEDLAQLPLVTPLGDSITLNTIARFEQTEGPPVISRQNQQRGVAISADLTTERDLGSVVEDIRRQLEEIPFPEGYQYEFGGQYEQMIEAFGDLTLALGLAVFLVYAVMAVQFEKLMYPFIIMFSLPVTSIGVIVGLFVTGHSFSTPAFIGLIVLAGIVVNNAIVLVDYTNTLRQRGLSREDALLTAGQERLRPIMMTMLTTVLAMAPLALGLGEGAELQAPMAVVIVFGLSFSTLITLFVVPVMYIYMDRLTEWFKRRLKQRKKLLAEPH
- a CDS encoding TetR/AcrR family transcriptional regulator gives rise to the protein MSDNGIHPDAGKRQKILESAFAVFSQKGYQQTKVEEVAQHAGIGKGTVYLYFTSKEELLREMLKAMIKKYLSELKQKLAEETDPWAKLKVMYTIHVSLLQENPSLVQLHLHDFAFVNDQFRSWLETEKKDFVNHIAAIIESGIQTGQFRPLNAKLAAALIISSLGVFLPPHSSECFSVDELVDLLFHGMSRRVSAQA
- a CDS encoding efflux RND transporter periplasmic adaptor subunit, yielding MRKWYLLLIFVILLLSGCNGTNVQTEEAEVYPVEFYTVSKQSVEQTISFTGTVMAREHLPIFPVVTGEVKKVHVQNGDQVEAGQLLVELEATEIHNSIEQAEAALQAAQAQLESAKAMRQQAIRQAELQLEQAKQAYQAVQSAEAPEIRLDEDNEQLREVLDPLVQMNQAQRERELQQAEMSVRAAQLALEQAQGTESVQAAEAAVQQAEVGLRIAQQQKKHTRLTAPIAGQVAELAVQEGQFVSPQLPLLSIVDLSRPYVHATVSEDQLQWIEVGQEVQIVLNALNSVTSGQISYISPLPAQQSRSYPVEISWAEAPDGVVPGMLARVTADLTSAEAQLMVPVDAVVYDQDRHVVFVITDGVARARPVTVGEELGEWLVIEDGLDEGEQIVVSGQYSLVDGAKVDIRKERHVDEIN
- a CDS encoding carbon-nitrogen family hydrolase, yielding MVASVQFEIRDRETKDERIERMIGLLKKLKGYDLIVLPEIWATGYFSFDRYREEAEPISGPFVQRMAQVARQLNSVLFAGSFVEQAGEQYYNTGVLFDANGDLLATYRKIHLFRYGSQEGELLTRGEEITVTETKVGRVGLSTCYDLRFPELFRKQVDLGVEIFLVTSAWPHQRLAHWQLFNAVRAVENQCFLISANCVGHTRHVLLGGYSQVVDPWGVVRAQAGESEAIVTAEIDLDEVKRIREHFPQLKHRVLQ